In Arthrobacter sp. B3I4, the following proteins share a genomic window:
- a CDS encoding sigma 54-interacting transcriptional regulator, with product MSDRPEIFTVGELHASGHVHKDLRREIRDNLLAALAAGRDPWPGMYGFSRTVLPQLERALLAGHDVVLLGERGQGKTRLLRTLAGLLDEWSPVIEDSELNEHPYDPITEHSRALALTEGDRLRVAWRHRSERYVEKLATPDTSVADLIGDVDPMRVAEGRRLGDPETIHYGLVPRSNRGIIAINELPDLAERIQVSMLNVMEERDIQIRGYVLRLPLDVLVVASANPEDYTNRGRIITPLRDRFGAEIRTHYPIELEDEVAVIEQEGQLVAGVPPVILEILARYTRALRQSPAINQTSGVSARFAIAGAETVAAAALRRASVRGEDHAVARIIDLEAAVDVLGGKIEFESGEEGREQDILDHLLRMATAEAVRAHFHGIDMGDLVAALDGHTTVTTGELVTAREFLEGLPSLNGSSLYDEIGERLGAENDGQRAAAVELALEGLYLARRISKDSDDEETVYG from the coding sequence CCGGCCACGTCCACAAGGACCTGCGCCGCGAGATCCGCGATAACCTGCTGGCCGCGCTCGCCGCCGGCCGCGACCCGTGGCCCGGGATGTACGGCTTCAGCCGCACCGTCCTGCCGCAGCTCGAACGCGCCCTGCTGGCCGGGCACGACGTCGTCCTGCTCGGCGAACGCGGGCAGGGCAAGACCCGGCTGCTGCGCACCCTGGCCGGGCTGCTGGACGAGTGGTCGCCGGTGATCGAGGACTCGGAACTGAACGAACACCCCTACGACCCCATCACCGAACACTCCCGCGCCCTCGCCCTCACCGAGGGGGACCGGCTGCGGGTGGCGTGGCGGCACCGCTCCGAACGGTACGTCGAGAAGCTCGCGACGCCGGACACCTCCGTCGCGGACTTGATCGGCGACGTCGACCCGATGCGGGTGGCCGAGGGCCGCCGCCTGGGCGACCCGGAAACCATCCACTACGGCCTGGTGCCGCGCTCCAACCGCGGCATCATCGCCATCAACGAACTCCCCGACCTCGCCGAGCGGATCCAGGTCTCCATGCTCAACGTGATGGAGGAACGCGACATCCAGATCCGCGGCTACGTGCTGCGGCTGCCGCTGGACGTCCTGGTGGTCGCGTCCGCCAACCCCGAGGACTACACCAACCGCGGCCGGATCATCACCCCGCTGCGGGACCGCTTCGGCGCCGAGATCCGCACCCACTACCCGATCGAGCTCGAGGACGAGGTGGCCGTCATCGAACAGGAAGGCCAGCTGGTGGCCGGCGTCCCGCCCGTCATCCTCGAAATCCTGGCCCGCTACACCCGGGCACTGCGGCAGTCCCCGGCGATCAACCAGACCTCCGGGGTGTCCGCGCGGTTCGCGATCGCCGGCGCCGAAACCGTCGCCGCCGCCGCCCTGCGCCGGGCCAGCGTGCGCGGCGAGGACCACGCCGTCGCCCGGATCATCGACCTGGAGGCCGCCGTCGATGTCCTCGGCGGCAAGATCGAGTTCGAATCCGGCGAGGAAGGCCGGGAACAGGACATCCTGGACCACCTGCTGCGGATGGCCACCGCCGAGGCCGTCCGGGCGCACTTCCACGGCATCGACATGGGTGACCTCGTCGCCGCGCTGGACGGCCACACCACGGTTACCACCGGCGAATTGGTCACCGCGCGGGAGTTCCTGGAAGGCCTCCCGTCGCTCAACGGATCGAGCCTCTACGACGAGATCGGTGAGCGCCTGGGCGCGGAGAACGACGGGCAGCGCGCCGCCGCCGTCGAACTGGCCCTCGAAGGCCTCTACCTCGCCCGCCGGATCTCCAAGGACTCCGACGACGAGGAAACGGTTTACGGCTAG